From Drosophila virilis strain 15010-1051.87 chromosome X, Dvir_AGI_RSII-ME, whole genome shotgun sequence, the proteins below share one genomic window:
- the LOC6633714 gene encoding V-type proton ATPase subunit F produces the protein MSDKAQQKKHASDEESEDESDEEELIVEEPEDPSVIRIGVIADTEVTLGLLLAGIGYHRENFRNYLMVEHGTTLDEVEGFFQVLYKRHNIGIILLDYPTAKRLNHVLDKCKKMLPIVVILPTKASIIPYMEEKDRQRRQRQRDAYM, from the exons ATGAGTGATAAGGCTCAACAGAAAAAGCACGCAAGCGATGAGGAGAGCGAAGACGAGTCCGATGAGGAGGAGTTGATAGTAGAGGAGCCCGAGGACCCTTCAGTAATACGCATCGGTGTCATAGCCGATACA GAAGTAACTTTGGGTCTACTGCTTGCCGGCATCGGTTATCATCGTGAGAACTTTCGCAACTATCTAATGGTTGAACATG GCACCACGCTCGACGAGGTTGAGGGCTTTTTCCAAGTTTTATACAAACGCCACAATATCGGCATCATTCTGCTGGACTATCCCACGGCGAAGCGTTTGAATCATGTTTTGGACAAGTGCAAAAAAATGCTGCCCATTGTAGTCATTCTCCCTACAAAGGCCTCGATTATACCCTATATGGAGGAGAAGGATCGTCAGCGTCGCCAACGGCAAAGAGATGCCTATATGTAA